The Thermococcus thermotolerans genome contains a region encoding:
- a CDS encoding DUF3227 domain-containing protein: MSSIEITPAFVAVTTHEILQKLGKPFEATINTYLLSKYGKGIEIIEDNPRTFYTALKELFGEFAARVFIYDLIKELNIPIKSTDIEDMITALEEYLGE, translated from the coding sequence TTGAGTAGCATCGAGATAACCCCCGCATTTGTGGCCGTTACAACCCATGAAATCCTCCAGAAGTTGGGGAAACCTTTTGAAGCCACGATTAACACGTACCTTCTTTCTAAATACGGAAAAGGCATAGAAATCATAGAAGACAACCCCCGCACTTTTTACACCGCTCTCAAGGAGCTTTTTGGAGAGTTCGCGGCAAGGGTATTCATCTACGACCTCATAAAAGAACTAAACATTCCAATTAAATCAACCGATATCGAGGATATGATAACGGCCTTGGAGGAGTATCTCGGTGAATAG
- a CDS encoding SdpI family protein, translating to MPSPDTIFGLFISATMFFAGLLTYLYRDRPNHAIGVRIGYTFQSREAWRRTNEFAGKAFMVLGVLLGILSFTGNVALLTVAMLVGTALIIKRSFTIARETVELEDISTPAVGEPKPISKVDVRPYLAVQGVLLASYLILLAVSWGRMPEIIAVHFDARGMADRFEPKSIGAFLTPVGVSFFILGLTYLGRDPLALRIPKGNEKVARIILELLTAIQFIIWSASVYSILYNAYSFSSPAFLDAIVLGGVGLIVIETLRLIVAVRGVKSAL from the coding sequence ATGCCAAGTCCCGATACAATTTTCGGGCTTTTCATCTCTGCCACAATGTTCTTCGCAGGATTGCTGACCTACCTCTACAGGGACAGGCCGAACCACGCGATAGGAGTGAGGATAGGCTACACGTTTCAATCGAGGGAAGCCTGGAGGAGAACGAACGAGTTCGCGGGGAAGGCGTTTATGGTGCTCGGCGTTCTTCTTGGAATCCTGAGTTTCACCGGCAACGTTGCCCTCCTGACGGTTGCGATGCTCGTCGGGACTGCCCTTATAATCAAAAGAAGCTTCACGATAGCCAGGGAGACCGTTGAGCTGGAGGATATCTCAACGCCGGCCGTCGGCGAGCCAAAGCCCATATCCAAAGTGGACGTCAGGCCCTACCTCGCCGTTCAGGGTGTTCTGCTCGCGTCATACCTCATTCTCCTCGCCGTTAGCTGGGGAAGAATGCCGGAAATCATAGCGGTCCACTTCGATGCCCGGGGAATGGCCGACCGCTTCGAGCCCAAATCGATTGGAGCGTTCCTGACACCGGTGGGGGTTTCCTTCTTCATCCTCGGACTGACGTACCTCGGAAGGGACCCCCTTGCCCTGAGAATACCCAAGGGGAATGAGAAAGTCGCCAGGATAATCCTTGAGCTCCTCACGGCGATTCAGTTCATAATATGGAGTGCCTCCGTCTATTCAATTCTCTACAACGCGTACTCCTTCAGCTCGCCGGCATTCTTAGACGCGATAGTCCTCGGAGGGGTGGGGCTTATAGTTATAGAGACGCTCAGGCTCATAGTGGCCGTAAGGGGTGTTAAATCAGCTCTCTAA
- a CDS encoding nitrilase: MKVAYVQMEPALLEPDVNYSKAEEMVREAVDKGAKLVVLPELFDTGYNFESRSEVEEVAGQIPDGPTTRFLMELSNELGVFIVAGTAEKDEKGRLYNSAVMTGPIGSGYIGKYRKVHLFYREKLFFEPGNLGFHVFNIGIAKVGVMICFDWFFPESARTLALKGADIIAHPSNLVMLYAPRAMPIRALENSVYTITANRIGEERGLRFIGRSTIASPKAEVLAMGSEDKEEVAVVEVDLSLARDKRLNDINDVFRDRRPEFYSL; the protein is encoded by the coding sequence ATGAAAGTGGCATACGTCCAGATGGAGCCGGCCCTCCTTGAGCCCGATGTGAACTACTCCAAGGCCGAGGAGATGGTTCGTGAGGCTGTAGATAAGGGAGCCAAACTCGTGGTTTTACCGGAGCTCTTTGATACCGGCTACAACTTCGAGAGCAGGAGCGAGGTTGAAGAAGTTGCAGGCCAGATTCCGGACGGCCCGACGACCCGTTTCCTCATGGAGCTTTCGAACGAGCTGGGGGTCTTCATCGTGGCCGGAACTGCTGAAAAGGATGAGAAGGGCAGGCTCTATAACTCCGCCGTGATGACGGGCCCGATAGGCAGCGGCTACATAGGGAAGTACCGCAAGGTTCACCTGTTCTACCGCGAGAAGCTCTTCTTCGAGCCGGGCAACCTCGGCTTCCACGTCTTCAACATCGGCATAGCCAAAGTTGGGGTGATGATATGCTTTGACTGGTTCTTCCCGGAATCCGCTAGAACCCTCGCCCTCAAAGGGGCCGACATCATAGCCCACCCCAGCAACCTCGTCATGCTCTACGCCCCGAGGGCGATGCCGATTCGGGCTTTAGAGAACAGTGTTTACACCATCACCGCCAATAGAATCGGTGAGGAAAGGGGCTTGCGCTTCATAGGCAGGAGCACCATAGCATCTCCAAAGGCAGAGGTTCTCGCGATGGGCAGCGAGGATAAAGAAGAGGTCGCCGTTGTCGAGGTCGACCTCTCGCTCGCAAGGGACAAGCGGCTCAATGACATAAACGATGTCTTCAGGGACAGACGACCTGAGTTCTACTCGCTGTGA
- a CDS encoding YhfC family intramembrane metalloprotease translates to MYLLPFPILGGLLAWATLYFLGFEKQRWGEFVLGLAAFFIAMIIQNPVQQLPLLGMGIKSNADVIARGTTFIIGVSIWLGLIAGIAQEGAKYLLVKGKSLNTGLFMGLGFGITEVFVIAGAALAGAMATGKPLDVPLSTALLSMVERYFVVLFHVGTGIYLAYAYREGYGKTGLLAMIGIHTVIDSLAAYYQLTKSEPVMYAVEFITALAALGLLYYTIPKAKVELPKEEEALW, encoded by the coding sequence ATGTACCTCCTTCCGTTCCCCATACTCGGCGGGCTGCTGGCGTGGGCAACGCTCTACTTCCTCGGCTTCGAAAAGCAGAGATGGGGAGAGTTCGTTCTCGGCTTGGCCGCGTTTTTCATTGCAATGATCATTCAAAACCCCGTCCAGCAGCTCCCGCTCCTCGGAATGGGGATAAAGTCCAACGCAGACGTCATAGCCAGGGGAACCACCTTTATCATAGGTGTTTCGATATGGCTCGGGCTCATCGCCGGCATAGCCCAGGAGGGGGCGAAGTACCTCCTCGTGAAGGGGAAGAGCCTGAACACCGGCCTGTTCATGGGACTGGGTTTCGGAATAACGGAGGTCTTCGTTATAGCCGGAGCGGCCCTCGCCGGAGCTATGGCAACTGGAAAGCCGCTCGACGTGCCGCTGAGCACGGCGCTCCTCTCGATGGTGGAGCGCTACTTCGTCGTCCTGTTCCACGTCGGAACCGGAATATACCTCGCGTACGCCTACAGGGAAGGCTACGGGAAGACGGGCCTTCTGGCGATGATAGGAATCCACACGGTTATCGATTCCCTGGCGGCGTACTACCAGCTCACGAAAAGCGAGCCGGTCATGTACGCGGTAGAGTTTATAACCGCCCTCGCCGCACTGGGACTGCTGTACTACACCATTCCAAAGGCAAAGGTCGAGCTCCCGAAGGAAGAGGAAGCCCTGTGGTGA
- the dph2 gene encoding diphthamide biosynthesis enzyme Dph2: MHEVSSREILETLRELNAKRVLIQTPEGLKKEAQSLADFLEENGIEAIISGDINYGACDPADREAKLLGCDALIHLGHSYMRLHLEVPTIFVPAFAGVDVVPALEKNLGEIRKLGKRIALVTTAQHIHQLGKAKEFLEQKGFDVLVGKGDSRVSWPGQVLGCNFSAAKLDADGVLFIGAGYFHPLGVAVATGKPTLAVNPYSGDAIWMDREAERLIRKRWAQIAKAMDAQKFGVITSTKKGQLRLAEAKRVVELLREHGKYARLIAMNHINYPALEGFDFDAYVVVACPRVPIDDYENWRKPVLTPAEVEILLGLREDYAFDEILGAERKFDEPLGVSVR, translated from the coding sequence ATGCATGAAGTTTCGAGTCGCGAGATATTGGAAACCCTTCGAGAGCTCAACGCCAAGCGCGTGCTCATCCAGACGCCTGAGGGACTGAAGAAGGAAGCCCAATCTCTGGCCGATTTCCTTGAGGAGAACGGAATCGAGGCGATAATAAGCGGGGATATAAACTACGGTGCCTGTGACCCTGCCGATAGAGAGGCAAAGCTCCTCGGCTGCGATGCGCTGATACACCTCGGTCACAGCTACATGCGCCTCCACCTGGAGGTTCCAACGATATTCGTCCCGGCCTTTGCAGGGGTGGACGTTGTTCCGGCCTTGGAGAAGAACCTGGGGGAAATCCGAAAGCTAGGAAAAAGGATAGCCCTCGTCACGACGGCCCAGCATATTCACCAGCTCGGAAAGGCAAAGGAGTTCCTGGAACAGAAAGGCTTTGACGTCCTCGTTGGAAAAGGCGACTCCCGTGTCAGCTGGCCCGGCCAGGTTCTCGGGTGTAACTTTTCGGCGGCCAAATTGGATGCCGACGGCGTCCTCTTCATCGGCGCCGGCTATTTCCACCCCCTCGGCGTTGCGGTCGCGACGGGTAAACCGACCTTGGCGGTCAACCCCTACTCAGGTGATGCTATATGGATGGACCGGGAGGCTGAGAGGCTCATAAGGAAGCGCTGGGCGCAGATAGCGAAGGCCATGGATGCTCAAAAATTCGGCGTCATAACCAGCACCAAGAAGGGTCAGCTTCGCTTGGCTGAGGCGAAGCGCGTCGTCGAACTCCTCCGGGAGCACGGGAAATACGCGAGGCTCATAGCCATGAACCACATTAACTACCCGGCTTTGGAAGGCTTCGACTTCGATGCCTACGTCGTCGTTGCCTGTCCCCGCGTGCCTATAGACGACTACGAGAACTGGAGAAAGCCCGTGCTGACGCCGGCCGAGGTGGAGATACTGCTCGGTCTCCGCGAGGACTACGCTTTCGATGAGATACTTGGGGCTGAACGAAAATTCGATGAGCCTCTTGGGGTGAGTGTCAGGTAG
- a CDS encoding RAD55 family ATPase yields the protein MGLIATGIPSLDKALAGGFSKGTSILIAGNPGTGKTHLAIHILYNNLQKGLKGAYVSFAESKKQFYKNALESGVDFWEMEKQGLFRFYDMLTMPREEMKEFIDFLIRDLIEWQPEIVVFDSVTVVGQIFGEVMLRSFLHSIIGRIVNALDALAILIGEIPYGEKKGGFWR from the coding sequence ATGGGGCTAATAGCCACCGGCATACCTAGTCTTGACAAGGCCCTTGCTGGAGGTTTCTCCAAGGGAACCAGCATTTTGATAGCGGGAAACCCCGGGACAGGAAAAACCCACCTGGCAATTCATATTCTCTACAACAATTTGCAGAAGGGTCTAAAGGGTGCGTACGTCTCTTTTGCTGAAAGCAAAAAACAATTTTACAAAAATGCCCTGGAGAGCGGTGTGGATTTTTGGGAAATGGAAAAACAGGGGCTCTTTAGGTTTTACGACATGTTAACAATGCCAAGGGAGGAGATGAAAGAATTCATTGACTTCCTTATCCGGGATCTGATAGAATGGCAACCGGAGATAGTAGTTTTTGACTCAGTAACTGTTGTGGGCCAGATCTTTGGAGAGGTCATGCTGAGATCGTTCCTCCATTCGATTATAGGCAGAATCGTTAATGCCCTGGATGCCCTTGCCATACTAATAGGTGAAATACCCTATGGGGAAAAAAAGGGTGGGTTTTGGCGTTGA
- a CDS encoding HEAT repeat domain-containing protein — MDQIRELVMSWRAMDIINIANGDEYVVESLLRLLGDEDTTTRLRALTAIGKLLGDPDGKIKSVVLKKGFSRLVTLLGDEDGRIVSRTLEVLLRLLEGVQIDENRLLTLIEASVPVAEREDTFIYLSLLELFRKLQMPPLSWKVGAKIDGLLNADNIYLRTLGMRLLLNSGSLDGKSKVVLECITDLLTSSNVLLIEAGLDFLEEVLAFHLSPDMMKHLVRFLHVLKNLENGAESVLVRSRASSVRTEVERVLFSYYRSRTEEALEVIKELLLGRHVEEALNLALMLGGTSLLLSLWAGEGDGPDPKLLMELLMPSRMP; from the coding sequence ATGGATCAAATTAGGGAGCTAGTGATGTCCTGGCGGGCGATGGATATAATAAATATCGCAAATGGAGATGAATACGTGGTTGAATCTCTCCTCAGGCTTCTGGGAGACGAAGACACAACCACCCGTCTGCGGGCGCTCACAGCCATCGGGAAACTCCTCGGGGATCCTGACGGCAAGATAAAGTCCGTAGTGTTGAAAAAAGGTTTTAGCCGCTTAGTGACTCTTCTCGGCGATGAAGACGGCAGGATTGTCTCAAGAACTCTGGAGGTTCTTCTCAGGCTTCTTGAGGGGGTGCAGATAGACGAGAACAGACTTCTAACGCTGATAGAGGCCTCGGTTCCTGTGGCGGAAAGGGAGGACACTTTCATATACCTCTCGCTCTTGGAGCTGTTCCGTAAACTCCAAATGCCTCCTTTAAGCTGGAAGGTGGGGGCTAAGATAGATGGGCTCCTTAATGCGGACAACATATACCTGCGGACACTTGGTATGCGCCTCCTCCTCAATTCGGGAAGCCTTGATGGGAAGAGCAAAGTGGTGCTGGAGTGCATCACTGACCTTCTGACCAGTAGTAACGTCCTGCTCATTGAAGCAGGGCTGGATTTTCTGGAGGAAGTCCTTGCGTTCCATCTCTCTCCTGATATGATGAAGCATCTCGTAAGATTCTTGCACGTTCTTAAGAACCTTGAAAACGGGGCCGAGAGTGTTCTTGTCCGTTCCAGGGCTTCTAGTGTGAGAACTGAAGTCGAGAGGGTGCTGTTTTCATACTACCGCTCTAGAACTGAGGAGGCATTGGAGGTAATAAAAGAACTTCTCCTTGGCAGGCACGTTGAAGAGGCACTGAACTTGGCATTGATGCTCGGAGGAACTTCGCTCCTTTTGAGCCTGTGGGCAGGTGAGGGCGATGGTCCTGATCCAAAACTACTAATGGAGCTGCTTATGCCTTCCAGGATGCCCTAA
- a CDS encoding METTL5 family protein has product MKKKHLAIALSRLDGFRNPKPELEQYRTPGNVAAELLWLAYSQGDIEGKIVADLGAGTGVLSAGACLLGAEKVYAVEVDDDAVEVLLGNLESLDLLDCVDVVHGDVSDFSEKVDTVVMNPPFGSQNPHADRPFLMKAFEVSDVVYSVHLAKPEVRRFIEAFVKDFNFSITHRVTLSFEIPAQFFFHRKRLERISVDVYRFQRV; this is encoded by the coding sequence GTGAAGAAAAAGCACCTTGCCATTGCCCTTTCAAGGCTGGACGGCTTCAGAAACCCAAAGCCCGAGCTTGAGCAGTACAGGACGCCTGGGAACGTTGCGGCGGAGCTACTCTGGCTGGCGTACTCGCAGGGGGACATAGAGGGCAAAATTGTGGCCGACCTCGGTGCAGGGACAGGGGTTCTCTCGGCCGGGGCCTGTCTCCTTGGGGCGGAGAAGGTTTACGCGGTTGAGGTTGACGATGATGCTGTGGAGGTTCTTCTCGGGAACTTGGAATCCCTCGACCTGCTGGACTGCGTTGATGTCGTTCACGGGGATGTGTCAGATTTTTCGGAAAAAGTCGACACGGTCGTCATGAACCCGCCCTTTGGTAGCCAAAACCCCCATGCGGACAGGCCGTTCTTGATGAAGGCCTTTGAGGTAAGCGACGTTGTTTACTCCGTCCATCTCGCCAAGCCCGAGGTCAGACGTTTCATCGAAGCATTTGTCAAAGACTTCAATTTTTCAATAACGCACAGAGTAACTCTTTCTTTTGAGATTCCGGCTCAGTTCTTCTTTCACCGGAAGAGGCTGGAAAGGATATCCGTCGACGTGTACAGGTTCCAACGTGTGTAA
- a CDS encoding heavy metal-binding domain-containing protein, giving the protein MGEFIITTTEKIPGYRVVEVKGLARGGIVRATHVGRDIMAFFKNLKGGEVQEYTQMLAEAREEALRRMRLHAEDMGANAVIGVRFMTSAVASGMAEIYAYGTAVVVERVKEE; this is encoded by the coding sequence ATGGGTGAGTTCATCATAACGACCACAGAGAAAATCCCCGGCTACCGCGTGGTCGAGGTCAAGGGCCTCGCCAGGGGCGGTATCGTCAGGGCAACCCACGTCGGAAGGGACATAATGGCCTTCTTCAAGAACCTGAAGGGCGGAGAGGTGCAGGAATATACTCAGATGCTGGCAGAAGCTAGAGAAGAGGCGCTGAGGAGGATGAGGCTCCACGCGGAGGACATGGGGGCCAATGCCGTCATAGGGGTCCGCTTCATGACATCCGCGGTTGCCTCGGGGATGGCCGAGATATACGCCTACGGCACGGCGGTGGTCGTTGAGAGGGTCAAGGAGGAGTGA
- a CDS encoding PadR family transcriptional regulator has translation MLVDRKEKALKKLRKDLRSGLYSYLVLLLLEREEELHGYAIRKRLEELSDGRIVPSEGALYDILKSLKKTGLVGDTWAEVGGRPRKYYSLTKLGREVLNELRMEIGAIMETLERMEGG, from the coding sequence GTGCTGGTGGACAGGAAGGAGAAAGCCCTTAAGAAGCTGAGAAAAGACCTCCGCTCCGGGCTCTACTCGTACCTAGTGCTCCTGCTCCTGGAGAGGGAAGAAGAGCTCCACGGCTACGCAATACGGAAAAGACTGGAGGAGCTCAGCGACGGCAGGATCGTGCCCAGTGAGGGCGCTTTGTACGACATCCTCAAGAGCCTGAAGAAGACCGGCTTGGTGGGAGACACCTGGGCGGAGGTCGGGGGAAGGCCGAGGAAGTACTATTCCCTGACAAAGCTGGGCAGGGAAGTGCTGAACGAGCTGAGGATGGAGATAGGCGCGATAATGGAGACGCTTGAAAGGATGGAGGGGGGCTGA
- a CDS encoding ATPase domain-containing protein: MGKKRVGFGVEEFVVDGVIVLEMERKGEVIKRYLTIPKMRGRRIVKSAYEYIITNEGIDVLSVPELEFTERRIDTSERFETGIPVLDDLIGGGLYKGSITMITGPTGSGKTILALTIASNMAKKGKNVLYITFEESIGAIQEAMTKLGLTGNIKIVAMVPEAKTPVQYYATIRRLLDETSSDVLVIDSLSAMKSHMDERDFIKALRYLQLLTKERGITFILTHTSRSAEGFISTGFSTLMDTIIVLDYQLPQHPGESMKRRILVLKSRHSEHKPLLKEFYIGEGGVIIE; encoded by the coding sequence ATGGGGAAAAAAAGGGTGGGTTTTGGCGTTGAGGAGTTCGTCGTAGATGGAGTCATAGTCCTTGAAATGGAACGGAAAGGCGAGGTCATAAAGAGGTACCTGACAATACCAAAAATGCGTGGCAGACGGATAGTGAAAAGTGCCTATGAGTACATAATCACCAATGAGGGCATTGACGTCCTTTCAGTTCCGGAGCTAGAATTTACCGAAAGGAGAATAGACACCAGTGAGCGGTTTGAGACTGGCATACCCGTACTCGATGACCTGATTGGTGGAGGGCTATACAAAGGCAGTATTACGATGATAACAGGCCCCACCGGCAGTGGCAAAACGATACTAGCCCTCACGATAGCATCCAACATGGCTAAAAAAGGTAAAAACGTGCTCTACATAACCTTCGAGGAGTCAATTGGCGCAATACAGGAAGCCATGACCAAGCTGGGGCTCACGGGCAATATTAAAATTGTTGCCATGGTTCCGGAAGCGAAGACCCCTGTTCAGTATTACGCGACAATAAGAAGGTTATTGGATGAAACATCGTCAGATGTCCTAGTCATAGATTCCCTGTCTGCCATGAAAAGCCACATGGATGAGAGGGATTTTATAAAAGCCCTGAGATACCTCCAGCTGTTGACCAAGGAAAGGGGAATTACGTTTATCCTGACGCACACGTCGAGGAGCGCCGAGGGGTTTATTTCTACGGGGTTCAGCACATTAATGGATACAATAATAGTGCTCGATTATCAGCTACCTCAACACCCCGGGGAATCCATGAAACGCCGCATACTTGTGCTCAAGTCCAGGCATTCTGAACACAAACCATTGCTCAAAGAGTTCTACATAGGTGAAGGGGGTGTTATAATTGAGTAG
- a CDS encoding class I SAM-dependent methyltransferase, whose product MSLEELYRYINWRMDPGDERARERFRKIEELFRSISDELPSKGRVLDICAGTGIAGVAIAKVTGARLLTLLDARKDDLELAREWVRLAGISPELRMVQGDARGVAKLVDEHDVAVLWGFTMPHFDPFDAVKLFAGVALSLSDDGVFLIEDMDRVYWVMYRAGYKKFLVEGRKEGHTIASMHEGYNFVRGTFKRGYYILPGFKKISDVDFHYWDISTQLAIGRVFFREARLIPGESRGVKNVWGLLYFKKPRKDVAELVLRDFSRPL is encoded by the coding sequence ATGTCCCTAGAGGAGCTCTACCGCTACATCAACTGGAGGATGGATCCAGGGGATGAAAGGGCAAGGGAGAGATTCAGGAAGATAGAGGAGCTCTTCAGGAGCATTTCGGATGAACTGCCGTCAAAGGGTCGAGTTCTGGACATATGCGCCGGGACGGGTATAGCGGGCGTTGCCATCGCAAAGGTGACCGGGGCCAGACTCCTAACGCTCCTCGATGCGAGGAAGGACGACCTTGAGCTGGCGAGAGAATGGGTTAGGCTGGCCGGAATAAGTCCCGAACTGAGGATGGTTCAAGGAGATGCCCGGGGGGTTGCAAAGCTGGTGGACGAGCACGACGTTGCCGTGCTGTGGGGATTCACCATGCCGCACTTTGACCCCTTCGATGCAGTCAAGCTGTTCGCGGGGGTTGCCCTATCGCTCAGTGATGATGGCGTTTTCCTGATAGAGGACATGGACAGGGTTTACTGGGTAATGTACCGTGCAGGGTACAAAAAGTTCCTGGTGGAGGGCAGAAAAGAGGGCCATACCATAGCCTCAATGCACGAGGGTTACAACTTCGTTAGGGGGACGTTCAAAAGGGGCTACTACATCCTTCCGGGATTCAAGAAGATAAGCGACGTTGACTTCCACTACTGGGACATCTCAACCCAGCTCGCAATCGGAAGGGTCTTCTTCAGAGAGGCCCGGCTCATACCCGGAGAAAGCAGGGGCGTTAAAAACGTCTGGGGTCTGCTGTACTTCAAAAAGCCAAGAAAGGACGTCGCAGAACTTGTGCTTAGAGATTTCAGCCGTCCGCTCTAA
- a CDS encoding RsmB/NOP family class I SAM-dependent RNA methyltransferase, whose amino-acid sequence MGKLKLSDRQLYALVEAVKLGEEVKPSQQAKRKAFARYRIEGWENSKLTGVFYSIQRRLGLIDEVIEELVGVSPLILDPWLRATLRVAVEVAVFRDPSEKTRGHLRGLAQFLSKRTHPYVGYYYYDLLPEVFEYVPVIDTEERRLKWDYLFQEWFIGKVRELVGDEAEDLLRALNETLPTSIRVNLLKASVEDVERYLRKKSVRFERSKRVETVIRILDPFNPEWLFNKGFAVAQEEAAAVASLVLDPKPGETVVDLAAAPGGKTAHMAELMKNEGKIYAFDVDKARIKRMNEVLRRTGVEIAETIRADGRKVPAMLGEEIADRVMLDAPCTSDGTIAKNPELRWRLREKNIPKVVGLQKELIESAWKLLKPGGRLLYSTCSMFREENEGVVEWFLGRHEDAKLVPLNGPYDEGLLPGTMRAWPHRHGTIGFFYALIEKVP is encoded by the coding sequence TTGGGGAAGCTCAAGCTCAGTGACAGACAGCTGTATGCACTGGTTGAGGCCGTGAAGCTCGGCGAGGAGGTAAAGCCGAGCCAGCAGGCAAAGAGGAAGGCCTTTGCGAGGTACCGGATTGAAGGATGGGAGAACTCCAAGCTGACGGGGGTATTCTACTCCATTCAGCGGAGGCTCGGGCTTATAGATGAGGTTATCGAGGAGCTTGTTGGGGTTTCCCCTCTGATACTCGACCCGTGGCTGAGGGCTACCCTTAGAGTCGCGGTCGAGGTGGCAGTCTTCAGAGACCCCAGCGAAAAAACCCGGGGGCACCTTAGGGGCCTTGCCCAGTTTCTGTCGAAGAGGACGCATCCCTACGTGGGCTATTATTACTATGACCTCCTTCCGGAGGTTTTCGAATACGTCCCGGTTATCGATACGGAGGAGAGGCGCCTCAAGTGGGACTACCTGTTCCAGGAGTGGTTCATAGGGAAGGTGAGGGAACTGGTTGGGGATGAGGCCGAAGATCTCCTGAGGGCACTCAACGAGACCCTGCCCACGAGCATCAGGGTCAACCTCCTGAAGGCAAGCGTTGAGGACGTTGAGCGCTATCTGAGAAAAAAGAGCGTCCGCTTCGAGAGGAGCAAGAGAGTTGAGACCGTCATCAGGATTCTTGACCCTTTCAACCCGGAATGGCTCTTCAACAAGGGCTTCGCCGTAGCCCAGGAGGAAGCTGCAGCGGTTGCCTCTCTTGTACTGGATCCGAAGCCCGGCGAGACCGTCGTCGACTTGGCAGCTGCTCCCGGTGGCAAGACAGCCCACATGGCGGAACTGATGAAAAATGAGGGAAAAATCTACGCCTTCGATGTCGATAAGGCCAGAATAAAGCGCATGAATGAGGTTCTCAGACGTACTGGCGTTGAAATTGCCGAAACAATCAGGGCGGACGGAAGGAAAGTTCCCGCTATGCTGGGGGAGGAGATCGCAGATAGGGTGATGCTCGATGCCCCATGCACGAGCGACGGGACGATAGCCAAGAACCCGGAGCTGAGGTGGCGCCTCCGCGAGAAGAACATCCCTAAAGTCGTGGGGCTTCAGAAGGAACTCATAGAGAGCGCCTGGAAGCTCCTGAAGCCTGGGGGGAGGCTCCTCTATTCGACGTGCTCGATGTTCCGCGAGGAGAACGAGGGCGTTGTGGAGTGGTTCCTGGGGAGGCATGAGGACGCGAAGCTCGTGCCTTTGAACGGCCCCTACGATGAGGGCCTTTTGCCGGGGACAATGAGGGCCTGGCCCCACAGGCACGGAACGATAGGGTTCTTCTACGCGTTGATAGAGAAAGTGCCATGA
- a CDS encoding multidrug transporter, producing the protein MMARKRKYILLVVPVAVALVIGLVVNAEMFPADYSYQKGIFGPHNVQAELLPANSHIRGQIIAQNPFSAYVVVSKSGYFEDVDGDNVVLSWENVTEVNLDFNLSDGNYYLVIKNGNVSQEIEMRFRADG; encoded by the coding sequence ATGATGGCGAGAAAAAGGAAGTACATCCTTTTGGTTGTGCCCGTTGCGGTTGCCCTAGTGATTGGACTAGTGGTCAATGCCGAGATGTTCCCGGCAGACTATTCGTACCAGAAGGGCATCTTCGGGCCCCACAACGTCCAGGCCGAGCTTCTTCCGGCGAATTCACATATACGCGGCCAGATAATAGCCCAGAACCCGTTTTCAGCCTATGTGGTTGTCTCAAAGTCTGGCTACTTTGAGGACGTTGACGGAGATAACGTCGTTCTCAGCTGGGAAAACGTCACTGAGGTGAACCTTGATTTCAACCTCTCCGACGGAAACTACTACCTCGTTATCAAAAACGGCAACGTTAGCCAGGAAATAGAGATGAGGTTTAGAGCGGACGGCTGA